TTCCTGGATGAAGCAGGGACGTAATTGGATTTTATTCGCCTGGATCGCTTTGAGCGCAGGTATAATCTTAGGCGCATGGTGGTCTTATATGGAGCTTGGCTGGGGTGGATATTGGGCATGGGATCCGGTTGAAAACGCATCGTTAATACCCTGGTTGATAAGCACGGCCTATTTACACACAGCTGTAATCGGCCGTCAAAAAAGAGCCCTGGCAAGGACCAATTTATTTTTTATGGCCTTAAGCCTTATTAGCTGCTTTTTTGCCACTTTCTTGGTGCGAAGCAACGTTATTGATTCATTGCACGCCTTTGGCAGTAAAGGAGTAGGAGTTCCCCTTTTATGGTTGATGTTTCTTTCGTTTCTAGTCACATTTTTTCTAATGTTCACAGTAAAAGAAAACAGTAAGGCGATGGATGCTCCCCTGAGCAGGCAGGGAGCCATGCTTCTTTTTAGCTGGCTCTTTATAGCTCTAGGGTTGATTGTCGTTCTGGGAACCATGTGGCCTGTAATCTCCAGCCTCTGGACCAGTAATACAGTAGGTCTTGAGGCCGGTTTCTATAACCGAGTCTGTCTGCCTTTATTTGTAGTTATGTCCCTTCTCCTTTGTATCTGTCCCTGGCTGAAATGGAAAAAGGGGCTAACGGATCCGAAATTTGGTTTTATAATAGCACTTTTTTTGCTCTCCAGCTTTATAGTTCTGTGGATATCAGGAATTAGAGACATCTTACCCCTTTTGGGTGCCGGTTCAGCCATAACTATTTGCCTGTCTATTGTACTCCTTTTTATCCGCCAGCAGGCATTAAGGAGACAAAGGGTATATTGGGGTACTTATGGAGTACATCTGGGTATAGCCTTGATCGTTCTGGGCATTTCTTTTTCTGGTCCGTATAAACAGGAAAAAGAAGTTATCTTATCCCTGAATAAAACAATGTCCATAAAAGAATATGAAGTAAAATACATCGATTTTAAAGAAAAATTTACTCCAGGCATGGCCATTTACGAGGCTAAGCTGGAAGTTTATAAAGATGGAAAAAAAATCGGGGAGCTATTTCCGCAAAAAAGGATTTATCGCAATTTCGAACAACCATTTGCCGAGGTTTCTGTCTTGCCCTCTTTGGGTGATGAACTTTACGCTACCCTTTTAGGTTTTGATGAAAGTAAGGTTATAAGTCTGAAAATTAGTGTCAATCCCCTGATTAACTGGATTTGGATTGGCGGGACCATTGTCTGTATTCTTGGCTTCTTAGCGATGAACAGGAGAGGGAAGTTGAGAGCTTAAAAGATGAGTGTAAAAGAATTCAAATCTGTTGCCAGGGCCAATACCCCTAAGCCTGACGCAGAGCTCCCGGCCAGGCAGTTGTTGGTCAGCTTAAAAAATATAGCTCATTTTTTTGGCCAGAGATTGATTTTTA
The sequence above is a segment of the Desulfovulcanus ferrireducens genome. Coding sequences within it:
- a CDS encoding heme lyase CcmF/NrfE family subunit, yielding MHFIAFFSLLLSLLVLILLGGAGFYQVLKRNNGQSELNILAWMERGQIASLVLISLSSVILFWALGIRDFSFAYVHDYTDEFLPLFYALTAFWAGQDGSFLFWSWVLSILGFCFIFSPTYKELDSKTKVFFWGFYFLAEAFFLLMLTGPSNPFLKIVPTPTSGKGLNPLLQNPGMIFHPPLLFLGYAGFTIPTCLAFANWVTGDQFSWMKQGRNWILFAWIALSAGIILGAWWSYMELGWGGYWAWDPVENASLIPWLISTAYLHTAVIGRQKRALARTNLFFMALSLISCFFATFLVRSNVIDSLHAFGSKGVGVPLLWLMFLSFLVTFFLMFTVKENSKAMDAPLSRQGAMLLFSWLFIALGLIVVLGTMWPVISSLWTSNTVGLEAGFYNRVCLPLFVVMSLLLCICPWLKWKKGLTDPKFGFIIALFLLSSFIVLWISGIRDILPLLGAGSAITICLSIVLLFIRQQALRRQRVYWGTYGVHLGIALIVLGISFSGPYKQEKEVILSLNKTMSIKEYEVKYIDFKEKFTPGMAIYEAKLEVYKDGKKIGELFPQKRIYRNFEQPFAEVSVLPSLGDELYATLLGFDESKVISLKISVNPLINWIWIGGTIVCILGFLAMNRRGKLRA